From Procambarus clarkii isolate CNS0578487 chromosome 73, FALCON_Pclarkii_2.0, whole genome shotgun sequence, one genomic window encodes:
- the LOC138356665 gene encoding tigger transposable element-derived protein 7-like: MSQGLANRAVSAKRKRSFLSIEQKLDMIEKHERGYSVTRLAAEFNVGKSTVCDIKRQKDNIRKFLASSDSGALNKRKTIKGSANTNLDEAVYKWFNQERSVGMPFGGDAIKTAADKFAQKMNIPDFRASEGWLQRFKNRHNIKNRKVCGESLSADTDSVEPFKRKLNDYIITNDLRRFQVYNADETGFNWKCLQNNTLASRLDESVPGRKVNKEKVSAMLCANADGSHRTKSAIVGKSKNPRALKNLMNKLPVVYYSSKTAWFTGDIFVDWFKNHFCKEVRDFQIKKCGVRRNDVKALLLVDNAPAHVGLDKLTSHDGRIKCMALPPNTTSLIQPMDMGVIYAMKRLYKREMNKEIMVVFESDEDKRQGTDSRGQATLERYQKYSIKEGIYNWAKVWDEVQESTLRNCWKKLLLLDHADEVTEEEMDFEGFSNDIYQELRAAGETELTLNDVEEWLDIDAVDPPIGHLTDDEIIQNVTGTVDDDGKEDEDENDSSLQSATCANALFHVEKLLDIVSQTDNPELPGFYQHLRTMKDICLKDMTQRRKQMKMSQYFSRTSSKSISTAVPGTSTAVPSTSTADKCGVDYPEKNRNISSLFLHSWLVIDVVLYLVLV; the protein is encoded by the exons ATGTCTCAAGGGCTTGCTAATCGTGCTGTATCTGCAAAGAGGAAGAGAAGTTTTTTATCCATTGAGCAGAAATTAGACATGATAGAGAAACATGAACGTGGCTACTCTGTTACTAGGCTGGCAGCAGAATTTAATGTCGGGAAAAGTACGGTGTGTGATATCAAGAGACAGAAAGATAATATTAGGAAGTTTCTTGCTTCAAGTGATAGTGGTGCATTAAATAAAAGGAAAACAATAAAAGGTTCTGCAAATACGAATTTGGATGAAGCTGTGTATAAATGGTTTAACCAGGAGCGCTCTGTGGGGATGCCATTTGGCGGCGACGCCATTAAGACAGCAGCCGATAAATTTGCACAAAAGATGAACATTCCAGATTTTCGAGCAAGTGAAGGATGGTTGCAAAGATTTAAGAATAGACATAATATTAAGAACAGGAAAGTTTGTGGAGAATCATTAAGTGCAGATACGGATTCAGTCGAGCCATTTAAGCGTAAATTAAATGATTACATAATAACAAATGATCTAAGGCGTTTTCAGGTATACAATGCCGATGAAACAGGCTTTAATTGGAAATGCTTGCAGAACAACACTTTGGCATCTAGGCTAGATGAGAGTGTTCCTGGCCGTAAGGTAAACAAAGAAAAAGTTTCTGCCATGCTGTGTGCAAATGCAGACGGAAGTCACAGAACAAAGTCCGCCATTGTGGGGAAGTCAAAAAACCCACGTGCTTTGAAAAATTTAATGAACAAGCTACCTGTGGTCTACTACAGCTCTAAAACAGCTTGGTTTACTGGAGATATTTTTGTAGACTGGTTCAAAAATCATTTCTGCAAAGAAGTTAGAGATTTTCAGATAAAGAAGTGTGGAGTGAGACGGAATGATGTCAAGGCATTACTCTTGGTTGACAATGCCCCAGCTCATGTAGGGCTCGACAAATTAACGTCACATGATGGACGCATCAAATGTATGGCCTTGCCTCCCAATACCACCTCTCTGATCCAGCCAATGGATATGGGTgttatatatgcaatgaaaaggcTCTACAAACGAGAAATGAATAAAGAAATCATGGTGGTGTTTGAGTCAGATGAAGACAAAAGACAAGGAACCGATTCGCGAGGTCAAGCAACACTGGAACGTTACCAAAAATACTCAATTAAGGAAGGCATTTACAACTGGGCTAAAGTTTGGGATGAAGTTCAAGAGTCAACATTAAGAAATTGTTGGAAAAAACTCCTGTTGCTTGATCATGCTGATGAAGTGACTGAGgaagaaatggattttgaaggattttcAAATGATATTTATCAAGAACTGCGTGCCGCTGGTGAGACGGAGTTGACGCTGAACGATGTGGAGGAGTGGTTAGATATTGATGCAGTCGATCCACCCAttggtcatttaacagatgatgagattatacaaaatgttactggcactgttgacgaCGACGGAAAGGAAGATGAGGATGAGAATGATAGCAGTTTACAATCTGCTACGTGTGCTAACGCATTGTTCCATGTTGAAAAACTCCTTGATATTGTTTCACAAACTGACAATCCAGAGCTACCAGGCTTTTATCAACACCTAAGGACGATGAAAGATATTTGTCTCAAGGACATGACACAAAgaaggaaacaaatgaaaatgagTCAATATTTTTCACGAACTAGCAGCAAATCaatcagcacagccgtacccggcaccagcacagccgttcccagcaccagcacagcc gacaagtgtggagttgactaccctgaaaagaatagaaacatttcgtcgctgtttTTGCACTCATGGCTAGTGATCGACgtagttctttatttggtgctggtctaa